A genomic stretch from Aedes albopictus strain Foshan chromosome 2, AalbF5, whole genome shotgun sequence includes:
- the LOC109426686 gene encoding acidic leucine-rich nuclear phosphoprotein 32 family member A, whose product MEKRIALEKRGLPDDKITELILDNCRSTNIDGLTDSFKALEVLSLINVGLVSLKNFPKLPALRKLELSDNRIQNALSHLTGSPKLTHLNLSGNRIKDFEELQPLKELENLEVLDLFNNEVTMTQNYRDKIFELIPSLKYLDGFDREDAEAPSDEEDEANGGTEEDDDRACFSINGIDIDLDELEAFESRLKQKRTGPSSEVNGLESRLGQLELRQDDDAAVAGAGVAVVEAEPKDDLDRLYEEIQRRRKDEQEKQQQLEAVTSTSGTTPSAPVSLGSLLLAFLSLLAFINQICYVQGDRQQLIEHDSDLDHSSDYDEEDEDDNDVSLADVYNENLEEDGSDWNEEDGEVDYDFDEPTDEDEDDGEGEGEGEGEAAAAAATAENAGSDSEAGEESEARGKKRKLEGNDG is encoded by the exons ATCACCGAGCTTATCCTGGACAACTGCCGCAGCACCAACATCGATGGCCTTACCGATAGCTTCAAAGCCCTGGAAGTGCTCAGTCTGATCAACGTCGGACTGGTATCGCTGAAGAACTTCCCCAAGCTGCCGGCCCTCCGCAAGCTGGAACTGTCGGACAATCGGATCCAGAATGCACTCAGTCACCTGACCGGTAGCCCCAAGCTGACACACCTGAACCTGTCCGGCAATCGGATCAAGGATTTCGAAGAGCTGCAACCGCTGAAGGAGCTGGAGAACCTCGAAGTGCTGGACCTGTTCAACAACGAGGTCACCATGACCCAGAACTACCGGGACAAAATTTTCGAACTGATCCCCTCGCTAAAGTACTTGGATGG ATTCGACAGGGAAGACGCCGAAGCACCTTCAGACGAAGAGGACGAAGCGAACGGTGGCACCGAAGAGGATGATG ACCGGGCATGTTTCTCCATCAACGGCATCGACATTGACCTGGACGAGCTGGAAGCGTTCGAATCGCGTCTGAAACAGAAGCGAACCGGGCCTTCGAGCGAAGTCAACGGTCTCGAGTCCCGGCTTGGTCAGTTGGAGCTTAGGCAAGATGATGACGCAGCTGTTGCTGGTGCTGGTGTTGCGGTGGTGGAGGCGGAGCCTAAAGACGACTTAGACAGGTTATACGAGGAAATCCAGAGGAGACGAAAAGACGAACAGGAGAAGCAACAACAGCTTGAAGCGGTCACCAGCACTAGCGGAACGACTCCGTCGGCGCCTGTCTCGTTGGGATCGCTTCTGTTGGCCTTTCTTTCCCTACTAGCCTTTATCAATCAGATCTGCTACGTGCAAGGCGACCGGCAGCAACTGATAGAGC ATGACTCCGATCTGGACCATTCCTCCGACTATGACGAAGAAGATGAGGACGATAACGATGTTTCGTTAGCTGAT GTGTACAATGAAAATCTCGAAGAGGATGGATCGGACTGGAACGAGGAGGACGGTGAAGTCGATTACGACTTTGACGAACCCACCGACGAGGATGAAGATGACGGCGAGGGCGAGGGTGAGGGTGAAGGTGaagccgccgccgctgccgccacAGCAGAGAACGCCGGATCCGACAGTGAAG CTGGAGAAGAATCCGAAGCCAGGGGCAAGAAGCGAAAACTCGAGGGCAATGACGGTTAA